One genomic region from Rhizomicrobium palustre encodes:
- the bamA gene encoding outer membrane protein assembly factor BamA yields the protein MNTKALFARLKRVAPATLVLTSVAMGVAVVPSADAQRAAAPNPSQPGAEPAAEQAPPAVVRRITVTGAQRIEAATILTYITLHEGDTYSESASDRALKALFATGLFSDVKINFDGSIMTVHVVENPIINRVDFEGNSKVTTKDLEKESQMKPRMVFTRAKVQSDVQRIIELYRRNGKFAASVDPQIIQRPQNRVDLIYSINEGPTTGVSRITFSGNKAFDDSTLRKQIATEESAWWRILATNDNYDPDRLLFDKAQLHNFYATRGYADFQVTSAVAELTPDHSSFYITFTMDEGKKYNFGKVELVSRIKELPAQALRPLVDIKDGDLYNQDRVEKLKDKIVNAVGSKGYASADVAVRLRRDPESHKIDLVLRIEQGPRVYVDKINVVGNNRTLDRVIRRELRFQEGDAFNRDLIDRSRTRIRALGFFKDVTIKNAAGSRPDKTDITVNVEEMSTGEVSLGAGYSSTSSFVGEFSYTERNLFGRGQFVRGSVSMSSISKQYQLSFTEPWFLDRPLAAGIDLYKWVTNYNQANYQGDVTAAGLRLGFPTSEYGSVQLRYTFRVNKISPYSGAPTSLLQEIQLYGNQTNTSLIGFTFGYNTLDDYLKPTKGVMFSLSQDFAGLGTGLKFLKTEASWTGYRPLFWDMVGQLTLGSGFIQGYGGSTVPIEERFFRGGDTFRGFKLAGIGPRDTSYQGDYGALGGDFYAQGSAQARLPDILPADYGMQFALFSDFGTLGHLDTPFRGAVYPNVKDNLAFRASAGISVKWKSPFGPVQIDLGVPVVKTSYDKTEFIHFSAGTGM from the coding sequence ATGAACACTAAGGCCCTGTTCGCCCGGTTGAAGCGTGTGGCTCCGGCGACGCTCGTACTCACATCCGTCGCCATGGGCGTCGCGGTGGTACCGTCCGCAGATGCTCAGCGCGCCGCGGCGCCGAATCCGTCACAACCTGGTGCCGAACCGGCAGCAGAGCAGGCCCCGCCTGCTGTCGTGCGTCGTATCACGGTGACGGGAGCGCAGCGCATCGAAGCGGCGACGATCCTCACCTACATCACGCTGCATGAAGGCGATACCTACAGCGAATCCGCTTCCGACCGCGCCTTGAAGGCGCTGTTCGCAACGGGGCTGTTCTCGGACGTGAAGATCAATTTCGACGGCTCGATCATGACCGTCCACGTGGTCGAAAATCCGATCATCAACCGCGTCGATTTCGAGGGTAACTCCAAGGTCACGACCAAGGACCTCGAAAAAGAATCGCAGATGAAGCCGCGCATGGTCTTCACCCGCGCCAAGGTTCAGTCCGACGTCCAGCGCATCATCGAACTTTACCGCCGCAATGGTAAGTTCGCCGCCAGCGTCGACCCGCAGATCATTCAGCGTCCGCAGAACCGCGTCGATCTCATCTATTCGATCAATGAAGGCCCGACGACGGGCGTCTCGCGCATCACCTTCTCGGGCAACAAGGCCTTCGACGATTCCACGCTGCGCAAACAGATCGCGACCGAGGAAAGCGCCTGGTGGCGCATTCTGGCGACCAATGATAACTACGATCCCGACCGTCTTCTGTTCGACAAGGCGCAGCTGCATAACTTCTATGCCACGCGTGGCTATGCCGACTTCCAGGTGACTTCGGCGGTGGCCGAACTGACACCGGACCATTCGTCCTTCTACATCACCTTCACCATGGACGAGGGCAAGAAGTACAATTTCGGCAAAGTCGAACTCGTCTCGCGCATCAAGGAATTGCCGGCTCAGGCGCTTCGTCCGCTGGTCGATATCAAGGACGGCGATCTCTATAACCAGGATCGCGTTGAAAAGCTGAAGGACAAGATCGTCAATGCGGTCGGCTCCAAAGGTTATGCCAGCGCTGATGTGGCGGTGCGTTTGCGCCGTGATCCGGAAAGCCACAAGATCGATCTCGTCCTGCGTATCGAGCAGGGCCCACGCGTGTATGTCGACAAGATCAATGTCGTCGGCAACAATCGCACGCTGGATCGCGTCATCCGCCGTGAATTGCGTTTCCAGGAAGGCGATGCCTTCAACCGCGATCTGATCGACCGTTCGCGCACGCGTATCCGCGCGCTGGGCTTTTTCAAGGACGTCACCATCAAGAACGCGGCGGGCTCGCGCCCCGACAAGACCGACATCACGGTCAATGTCGAGGAAATGTCGACCGGCGAAGTCTCGCTGGGTGCCGGTTACTCCTCGACAAGCTCCTTCGTGGGCGAGTTCTCCTACACCGAAAGAAACCTCTTCGGGCGCGGGCAGTTCGTGCGCGGCAGCGTGTCGATGTCCTCGATTTCCAAGCAGTACCAGCTCTCTTTCACTGAGCCATGGTTCCTGGATCGTCCGCTTGCGGCCGGTATCGACCTTTATAAGTGGGTCACGAACTACAACCAGGCGAACTATCAGGGCGATGTGACTGCAGCCGGTCTGCGTTTAGGCTTCCCGACCTCGGAATATGGTTCGGTGCAGCTTCGCTATACCTTCCGCGTCAACAAGATCTCGCCCTATAGCGGCGCGCCGACCTCGTTGTTGCAGGAAATCCAGCTTTACGGCAATCAGACCAATACCTCGCTGATCGGCTTCACCTTCGGCTACAACACGCTCGACGACTATCTGAAGCCGACCAAGGGTGTGATGTTCTCGCTCAGCCAGGACTTCGCGGGTCTCGGCACCGGTTTGAAGTTCCTGAAGACGGAAGCGAGCTGGACCGGGTATCGTCCGCTCTTCTGGGATATGGTGGGGCAGCTCACCTTGGGCTCAGGCTTCATCCAGGGCTATGGCGGCAGCACCGTTCCGATCGAAGAACGTTTCTTCCGCGGCGGCGATACTTTCCGCGGCTTCAAGCTCGCCGGTATCGGTCCGCGTGACACGAGTTATCAGGGCGACTACGGCGCGCTTGGCGGCGACTTCTATGCCCAAGGCTCGGCGCAAGCCCGTCTGCCGGACATCCTTCCGGCCGATTATGGCATGCAGTTCGCGCTGTTCTCCGATTTCGGCACTCTCGGTCATCTCGACACACCGTTCCGCGGTGCGGTCTATCCGAACGTGAAAGACAATCTTGCCTTCCGCGCGTCGGCTGGTATCAGCGTGAAATGGAAGTCGCCTTTCGGCCCGGTGCAGATCGACCTCGGCGTCCCGGTCGTCAAAACCTCTTACGACAAAACCGAATTCATCCACTTCAGTGCCGGCACAGGAATGTGA
- the rseP gene encoding RIP metalloprotease RseP, translated as MLTILHDLIAWAPVGIPAFIFVISVVVFFHELGHFLMARACGVAIEAFSIGFGGEIVGWTDSKKTRWKICWLPLGGYVKFAGDENAASIPSPERLAEMSEEEKKGAFPLKPLWQRILVVAAGPIANFILAFVVFAFLFAVFGARTISTYVGVVEKPSAAYEAGIRPGDKITAVDGKKVELFNPDLILAIRDSKSATLAVTVQRGDKTLNLKVSPREKEVPDIFGGKHKARAIGVEPDQQSPENMVYLPVPLEKVPLVAAYQCWGIVDLSLTYVWRIVAQKADTSQLGGPVRIAKVAKSAASTGFYSLIYLIAVISVSIGLINLFPIPLLDGGHLLYYACEGVLGRPLSERVQGVGFRIGLALVLGLMIFATWNDLVR; from the coding sequence ATGCTGACGATTCTTCACGATCTGATCGCCTGGGCGCCTGTCGGCATACCGGCCTTCATCTTCGTGATTAGCGTAGTGGTGTTCTTCCACGAGCTTGGCCATTTCCTGATGGCCCGGGCCTGTGGCGTCGCCATCGAGGCGTTTTCCATCGGCTTCGGCGGTGAGATCGTCGGCTGGACGGATTCGAAAAAGACCCGCTGGAAGATTTGCTGGTTGCCGCTTGGTGGCTATGTGAAGTTCGCGGGAGACGAGAATGCCGCCTCGATCCCCAGCCCAGAACGCCTCGCCGAGATGAGCGAGGAAGAAAAGAAGGGGGCGTTCCCCTTAAAACCGCTCTGGCAGCGCATCCTGGTGGTAGCGGCTGGCCCGATAGCGAATTTCATCCTCGCCTTCGTTGTTTTCGCCTTCCTTTTTGCCGTTTTCGGTGCCCGCACCATTTCAACCTATGTTGGGGTGGTGGAGAAGCCGTCTGCGGCTTATGAGGCGGGCATCCGGCCGGGCGATAAGATTACCGCGGTGGACGGCAAGAAGGTCGAATTATTCAATCCTGACCTCATCCTTGCGATCCGCGATTCGAAGTCTGCGACCCTTGCCGTCACCGTCCAGCGTGGGGACAAGACCCTCAACCTGAAGGTCTCGCCACGGGAAAAGGAAGTGCCTGACATCTTCGGTGGCAAGCACAAGGCGCGCGCCATTGGTGTCGAGCCAGATCAGCAGTCGCCGGAAAACATGGTCTATTTGCCGGTTCCCTTGGAAAAAGTCCCGCTCGTGGCGGCCTACCAATGCTGGGGAATCGTTGATTTATCGCTGACTTACGTATGGCGCATCGTCGCGCAGAAGGCCGACACGAGCCAGCTCGGTGGCCCGGTTCGGATTGCCAAGGTTGCTAAATCGGCGGCCTCCACCGGATTTTACAGCCTTATCTATCTGATAGCTGTCATTTCTGTAAGCATCGGGCTAATCAACCTTTTTCCTATTCCGCTCCTCGACGGGGGGCATCTTCTGTACTATGCATGCGAGGGCGTCTTGGGTCGCCCGCTCTCTGAGCGGGTCCAGGGCGTGGGGTTCAGGATCGGGCTGGCGTTGGTATTGGGTCTCATGATCTTTGCCACCTGGAACGACCTTGTCAGATAG
- the lpxB gene encoding lipid-A-disaccharide synthase has product MKHLMLICGEPSGDALGGQLMAALKDLCGGEIKISGVGGEAMKAEGLEPLFGLDATSVTGLQEVISHIPEILRRVKRAADYAIATKPDAVVLIDSPDFTHRIAQRIKRLAPELKTINYVAPQVWATRAYRAKKMAKYFDLVLALLPFEPPFFAGYGLKAVFVGHPALERGKKMVGGEAFRARHNIPADAPLLAVLPGSRNNEVKALLPVFAETVRLLGARIPGLHTVLPTVPHVAERVRAGVENWPAPLTLIEGEAEKFAAFDAADAALAASGTVTTELALAKTPMVVSYKLGAMTAAIYRPLIRVKYYTLVNLILGRLAVPELMQEDCQPGLLADAVAPLLTDPAAAASQTADLDEALRLMGAGAENPSHRAAQAILEFLHEPSPSP; this is encoded by the coding sequence ATGAAGCACTTGATGCTGATTTGCGGCGAACCCTCCGGCGATGCGCTGGGCGGTCAGCTTATGGCCGCGCTGAAGGATTTGTGTGGCGGCGAGATCAAGATCAGCGGCGTTGGTGGCGAGGCGATGAAGGCTGAGGGGCTGGAACCGCTCTTCGGTCTGGACGCGACCTCGGTCACCGGCTTGCAGGAGGTGATTTCGCATATCCCGGAGATTTTGCGCCGGGTGAAGCGTGCCGCCGACTATGCCATCGCCACCAAACCGGATGCGGTGGTGCTGATCGATTCACCTGATTTCACACATCGAATTGCGCAGCGGATCAAACGATTAGCGCCCGAACTTAAGACAATAAATTATGTCGCCCCGCAGGTTTGGGCGACGCGTGCGTACCGCGCCAAGAAGATGGCGAAGTATTTCGATCTGGTGTTGGCGCTGTTACCATTCGAGCCGCCCTTCTTTGCGGGCTATGGGCTGAAGGCGGTGTTCGTCGGCCATCCTGCGCTGGAGCGCGGCAAGAAGATGGTCGGTGGTGAGGCCTTCCGCGCCCGTCACAATATCCCCGCCGATGCGCCCTTGCTCGCGGTCTTGCCGGGCAGCCGCAACAATGAGGTGAAGGCTCTGCTGCCGGTTTTCGCCGAAACCGTGCGCCTGCTTGGCGCCCGCATCCCGGGTCTCCATACCGTGCTGCCGACCGTGCCCCATGTGGCGGAGCGGGTCCGGGCTGGGGTGGAGAACTGGCCAGCGCCACTCACCCTGATCGAGGGCGAGGCGGAGAAATTCGCTGCCTTCGATGCCGCCGATGCCGCGCTCGCCGCCTCGGGCACGGTGACGACCGAACTGGCGCTGGCGAAGACCCCGATGGTGGTTTCCTACAAGCTGGGGGCGATGACGGCGGCGATCTACCGTCCGCTGATCCGGGTGAAGTACTACACCCTGGTCAATCTGATCCTGGGCCGCCTCGCGGTGCCCGAACTGATGCAGGAGGACTGCCAGCCAGGGTTACTGGCGGACGCCGTCGCCCCGCTCCTGACCGATCCCGCCGCCGCCGCTTCCCAGACCGCTGACCTTGACGAGGCGCTGCGCCTGATGGGGGCGGGGGCGGAAAATCCCTCCCACCGGGCCGCCCAGGCGATTTTGGAGTTTCTACATGAACCTTCACCCTCCCCATGA
- the fabZ gene encoding 3-hydroxyacyl-ACP dehydratase FabZ, whose product MSDEAEKVVLDSEAIMRLIPHRHPMLMVEKLTDIVPHQSATGYKAVSFNEPHFAGHFPGHPVMPGVLIVEALAQTAGAMVMYSIELSSDNRVVYFMTIEKARFRRPVRPGDMLEMKVKALRRRGPVWRFSGEAFVDGALCAEAEFSAMIYEGTADNGGSSDGNR is encoded by the coding sequence ATGTCGGACGAAGCAGAAAAAGTGGTGCTCGACTCGGAAGCGATTATGCGGCTCATCCCGCATCGTCATCCGATGCTGATGGTCGAGAAGCTGACCGACATCGTGCCGCATCAGAGCGCCACCGGCTACAAGGCCGTGAGCTTTAACGAGCCGCATTTCGCAGGCCATTTCCCGGGCCATCCGGTGATGCCGGGCGTGTTGATCGTGGAAGCCTTGGCGCAGACCGCAGGCGCGATGGTGATGTATTCCATCGAACTCAGCTCCGACAATCGCGTGGTCTATTTCATGACCATCGAGAAGGCGCGTTTCCGCCGCCCCGTGCGTCCGGGCGACATGCTGGAGATGAAGGTGAAAGCGCTGCGGCGTCGTGGCCCGGTCTGGCGTTTTTCTGGTGAAGCCTTTGTCGACGGTGCATTATGCGCAGAGGCCGAATTCTCGGCCATGATCTACGAAGGCACGGCAGACAATGGCGGTTCATCCGACGGCAATCGTTGA
- the dxr gene encoding 1-deoxy-D-xylulose-5-phosphate reductoisomerase translates to MRALAAPRGNAEIPDLSGVLHRSVTVLGSTGSIGVSTLDVIAHARATYGADAFPLEALTAGGNVDKLIEQAKAAKPKLAVIADEKHFAALKDGLSGTGIEVAAGRKAVIEASARPSDTVMVAIMGAAALEPALAAVARSANVALANKECIVAAGTVFHRVLAASKATVLPVDSEHNAVFQLYDAEKNEAVEKVTLTASGGPFRTWDIERIRAATPAQAVAHPNWSMGAKISVDSATLMNKGLELIEAHFLFALPAEKLGVVVHPQSIVHAMVTFEDGSTLAHLSAPDMRTPICHALAWPRRISSPSRRLDLPAVGQLTFEAPDTERFRCLKLAIETMDRGCMSPTILNAANEIAVDAFLKGRIGFMDIAHVVEDTLNDCPGANIEAETVEGVLYTDLRAREVAAAACARRQA, encoded by the coding sequence ATGAGGGCGCTTGCTGCACCGCGTGGGAACGCAGAGATTCCCGATCTGTCTGGTGTTTTGCACCGGAGCGTAACCGTTCTCGGTTCCACGGGTTCCATCGGCGTTTCTACGCTGGATGTCATCGCCCATGCACGCGCCACCTATGGCGCCGATGCCTTTCCGCTTGAGGCGCTGACGGCGGGTGGCAATGTCGACAAGCTGATCGAGCAGGCCAAGGCCGCCAAGCCTAAGCTCGCGGTGATCGCCGATGAAAAGCACTTCGCGGCGTTGAAAGACGGTCTTTCCGGCACCGGCATTGAAGTCGCCGCAGGCCGCAAGGCGGTGATCGAAGCCTCTGCGCGTCCCTCTGATACCGTGATGGTCGCGATCATGGGCGCTGCAGCGCTGGAGCCTGCGCTTGCTGCGGTGGCCCGCAGTGCGAATGTTGCGCTCGCCAATAAGGAATGCATCGTTGCCGCTGGCACGGTTTTCCACCGCGTTTTGGCGGCCTCGAAGGCGACTGTGCTGCCGGTGGATTCCGAGCACAACGCCGTGTTCCAGCTCTACGACGCCGAGAAGAACGAAGCGGTGGAGAAGGTCACGCTCACCGCGTCCGGTGGACCGTTCCGCACCTGGGATATTGAGCGCATCCGCGCGGCGACGCCTGCGCAGGCGGTGGCGCACCCCAACTGGTCGATGGGTGCCAAGATTTCCGTCGATAGCGCCACGCTGATGAATAAGGGCCTTGAGCTGATCGAGGCGCATTTCCTCTTCGCGCTTCCGGCCGAGAAGCTGGGCGTAGTGGTGCATCCCCAATCCATCGTGCATGCGATGGTGACCTTCGAAGATGGCTCGACCTTGGCCCATCTTTCGGCGCCCGATATGCGCACGCCGATCTGTCATGCGCTGGCTTGGCCGCGCCGTATTTCCTCGCCCTCGCGCCGCCTCGATCTGCCCGCAGTGGGCCAGCTCACCTTCGAAGCGCCGGATACGGAGCGTTTCCGCTGCCTCAAGCTCGCCATCGAGACCATGGACCGGGGCTGCATGTCGCCGACCATTCTCAATGCCGCCAATGAAATCGCGGTGGATGCGTTCTTGAAGGGCCGCATCGGTTTCATGGACATCGCCCATGTCGTGGAAGACACCCTGAATGATTGTCCGGGTGCAAATATTGAGGCGGAAACGGTGGAGGGGGTGCTGTACACTGACCTCCGGGCCCGTGAAGTCGCCGCCGCAGCCTGCGCCCGCAGGCAAGCTTAA
- a CDS encoding phosphatidate cytidylyltransferase, with translation MTGQSDIAAPKPKSAPSKFSREWNLRVVFGVLLATAIISVIFADKPYLEIGAGAFAVLAAREWHRMVGKGRFLAEVILTTATVWIALAMFLISPSLSISALILSLGTLVVLITALLRKNNPIWHAAGVIYFGLPALSIIALRDFAPLAVATHDARYGAWVLVGLFLIVWATDTGALLFGRFLGGPKLAPVLSPNKTWSGALGGMAAAAVVEAIFILIMGGNPLYGAIFGVGVAVVAHFGDLFESWVKRRFHVKDSGSMIPGHGGVLDRIDSTLATLVAVAVLVLVLKLDPLFGAYS, from the coding sequence GTGACCGGCCAGAGCGACATCGCGGCGCCTAAGCCTAAGAGCGCCCCTTCCAAATTTTCCCGCGAGTGGAATCTGCGCGTCGTTTTCGGCGTGCTGCTCGCCACCGCGATCATTTCCGTGATTTTCGCCGATAAGCCTTATCTGGAGATCGGTGCTGGAGCCTTCGCAGTGTTGGCGGCGCGTGAATGGCACCGCATGGTGGGCAAGGGGCGCTTCCTCGCAGAAGTGATCCTGACCACCGCGACAGTTTGGATTGCGCTGGCGATGTTTCTGATTTCGCCGTCGCTATCCATCTCGGCGCTGATCCTGTCTCTTGGGACGCTGGTGGTGCTCATCACGGCGCTGCTGCGCAAGAACAATCCCATCTGGCATGCGGCCGGGGTGATCTATTTCGGGCTGCCGGCGCTTTCCATCATCGCGCTGCGCGACTTTGCGCCTTTGGCGGTGGCCACCCATGACGCGCGTTATGGCGCCTGGGTTTTGGTGGGCTTGTTCCTGATCGTCTGGGCCACCGACACCGGTGCGCTTTTGTTCGGCCGTTTTCTTGGCGGCCCGAAACTCGCGCCTGTTCTGTCGCCGAATAAAACCTGGTCAGGCGCGCTTGGCGGCATGGCGGCTGCGGCCGTGGTGGAAGCCATCTTCATCCTGATCATGGGCGGCAATCCGCTTTATGGGGCCATCTTCGGTGTTGGCGTGGCGGTGGTGGCCCATTTCGGCGATCTCTTCGAATCCTGGGTCAAGCGCAGATTCCATGTCAAAGATTCCGGTTCGATGATTCCCGGGCATGGGGGCGTGCTCGACCGTATCGATTCAACCTTGGCCACTTTGGTGGCTGTGGCCGTGCTTGTGCTGGTGCTCAAGCTCGACCCGTTATTTGGAGCCTATTCATGA
- a CDS encoding LpxI family protein yields MTTAAVKTPLGVIASGGDLPKAIAESARDGGRAVFVIALTGSAEEWVKDFPHEWCGLGEVGKLLKALKGAGCEEITMAGKIARPKFSDIKLDWKGVLVAPGIIAAARKGDDGLLRAVVETVEREGFRAIGAQDAAPGLLVQEGPLGRLKPDAEDEVDIATAFKIVRTLGELDVGQAAVVSEGLPLAVEAAEGTDAMIARIGTLPKHFRGQADKRRGVLVKAPKPIQDRKTDLPVIGIATVRNAAAVGLAGIAVEAGGALILGQKAVAEEADKLGLFVIGVKP; encoded by the coding sequence ATGACGACTGCCGCCGTAAAAACGCCTTTGGGGGTGATCGCCAGCGGCGGCGACCTGCCCAAGGCGATTGCCGAAAGCGCCCGCGATGGGGGCCGCGCGGTTTTTGTCATCGCGCTCACCGGTTCCGCCGAGGAATGGGTCAAGGACTTCCCGCATGAATGGTGCGGGCTGGGCGAGGTCGGCAAGCTGCTCAAGGCCCTGAAGGGCGCGGGCTGCGAAGAGATTACTATGGCGGGCAAGATCGCCCGGCCGAAATTCTCAGATATCAAGCTCGACTGGAAGGGCGTGCTGGTCGCGCCCGGCATTATCGCCGCCGCCCGCAAGGGCGATGACGGGCTGCTGCGCGCGGTGGTCGAGACGGTCGAGCGCGAAGGTTTTCGGGCCATCGGGGCCCAGGACGCGGCGCCGGGTTTGCTGGTGCAGGAGGGCCCGCTGGGGCGGCTGAAACCAGATGCCGAGGACGAAGTCGATATCGCCACCGCCTTCAAGATCGTGCGCACCTTGGGCGAGCTCGATGTAGGGCAGGCGGCGGTGGTCTCCGAAGGCCTGCCGCTGGCGGTGGAAGCCGCTGAGGGCACCGACGCCATGATCGCCCGTATCGGTACGCTGCCGAAACATTTCCGCGGGCAGGCGGATAAACGCCGTGGCGTGCTGGTGAAAGCGCCCAAGCCGATCCAGGACCGCAAAACGGATTTGCCGGTGATCGGCATCGCCACGGTGCGGAACGCTGCCGCTGTGGGGCTTGCAGGCATCGCCGTGGAAGCGGGTGGGGCGCTCATCTTAGGCCAGAAGGCTGTCGCCGAAGAGGCTGACAAGCTTGGACTTTTTGTGATTGGCGTGAAGCCATGA
- a CDS encoding OmpH family outer membrane protein has product MNKTSSLIRSVAVAGSILLAAATAQSAYAAAPAGGAAPAARILIIDLRRAIAASKVGQSIQTQVNALKQQAQGQLNSEAEGLKRQRAEIEQQGAILAANVKAQKLKDFQTRAQAFEKKVQERGGLIQGGMLKANAQVEEALGPILQGLMQERGATVLLDRGAVLLAPNAIDVTGVVVQRLDMKMPAVKVELTALPPGLVARQQAAAQAQ; this is encoded by the coding sequence ATGAATAAGACCTCTTCTTTGATCCGTAGTGTCGCGGTCGCGGGAAGCATCCTTCTTGCCGCCGCCACGGCACAATCTGCTTATGCCGCCGCGCCCGCGGGCGGCGCCGCGCCAGCCGCGCGTATCCTGATTATCGATCTGCGCCGGGCGATCGCCGCCTCCAAGGTCGGCCAATCGATCCAAACTCAGGTCAATGCTCTCAAGCAGCAGGCCCAGGGCCAGCTCAACAGCGAAGCCGAAGGTCTGAAGCGCCAGCGCGCCGAGATCGAGCAGCAGGGCGCCATTCTGGCGGCCAATGTGAAGGCGCAGAAGCTGAAGGATTTCCAGACCCGCGCCCAGGCCTTCGAGAAGAAGGTGCAGGAACGTGGCGGCCTGATCCAGGGCGGCATGCTGAAGGCTAATGCCCAGGTGGAAGAGGCGCTTGGCCCGATCCTTCAGGGCCTGATGCAGGAGCGCGGCGCGACCGTGTTGCTCGACCGTGGTGCGGTGCTGCTCGCCCCCAACGCGATCGACGTGACCGGCGTTGTGGTGCAGCGTCTCGACATGAAGATGCCGGCTGTGAAGGTGGAGCTCACTGCGCTTCCGCCGGGCTTGGTGGCGCGCCAGCAGGCCGCCGCTCAGGCGCAGTAA
- the lpxA gene encoding acyl-ACP--UDP-N-acetylglucosamine O-acyltransferase, with amino-acid sequence MAVHPTAIVEDGAVLGAGVEIGPFSIVGKDVRLGDGVRLLSHVVIGGITTIGARTVVHPHAVLGGESQIRGHNPAGTELSIGEDCIIREAVTISLGSPKSHNITRVGSRNYLMAYSHIGHDCIVGNDCTFANGAQLGGHVTIGDSVVLGGLCTVQQFGRIGRGAMLGGMAGANLDVIPFGIAFGSHAFHAGLNIVGLKRRGVSRPAIHALRHTYKAVLVSDEGTLAERVAFARQEWGSHPEVAEVLDFIAAPAKRKIAPARRHGEDADEA; translated from the coding sequence ATGGCGGTTCATCCGACGGCAATCGTTGAAGACGGCGCAGTATTAGGCGCCGGAGTCGAGATCGGACCCTTTTCAATTGTCGGTAAGGACGTGCGCCTGGGCGATGGCGTGCGTCTTCTTTCGCATGTCGTGATCGGCGGCATTACAACGATTGGCGCGCGTACCGTGGTGCATCCCCATGCCGTGTTGGGCGGGGAGAGCCAGATCCGCGGGCATAACCCGGCAGGCACCGAGCTTTCGATCGGGGAAGACTGCATCATCCGTGAGGCGGTCACGATCAGCTTAGGTTCGCCCAAGAGCCACAACATCACCCGCGTCGGGTCGCGCAATTACCTGATGGCCTATAGCCATATCGGCCATGACTGCATCGTCGGCAATGACTGCACCTTTGCCAATGGCGCCCAGCTCGGCGGGCATGTCACCATTGGCGATAGCGTGGTTCTGGGCGGGCTTTGCACCGTGCAGCAATTCGGCCGTATCGGCCGTGGCGCGATGCTGGGCGGCATGGCGGGCGCCAATCTGGATGTGATCCCTTTTGGCATTGCCTTCGGCTCGCACGCCTTCCATGCGGGCCTCAATATCGTTGGGCTGAAGCGCCGCGGCGTGTCGCGCCCCGCCATTCATGCCCTGCGCCACACCTATAAGGCGGTGCTGGTGAGCGACGAGGGCACGCTGGCCGAGCGGGTGGCTTTCGCCCGCCAGGAGTGGGGCTCTCACCCCGAAGTTGCCGAAGTACTCGATTTCATTGCCGCGCCCGCCAAGCGCAAGATCGCGCCTGCGCGCCGCCACGGCGAAGACGCGGACGAAGCATGA
- the lpxD gene encoding UDP-3-O-(3-hydroxymyristoyl)glucosamine N-acyltransferase: MADPRFYDNRGPFTLAEVCARVGATVPDGADGSAHIADVASLSGAVAAHLTFFTGDKPNAAFSQTSAGFCLVSAKAKDMVAPEGTVLIPVSSVQHAFSAAAELFYPDCHKFAGPFNAGVHPTAIVGANVLLGAGVVVGPGAEIGEGTQIGPNTVIGRGVAIGRDCVIAGNTVIACAFIGDQVSILAGAQIGQPGFGFASSASGHIKIPQLGRVIIQDRVEIGACTTIDRGALGDTVVGEGTKIDNLVQIGHNTHIGRHSIIVSQVGISGSTEIGDFVVLAGQVGVSDHVKIGSGARLGGKCGVFMGQVLEGGKDYGGIPAKPVRDWLREISAVGALVKKPKRGS; the protein is encoded by the coding sequence ATGGCCGATCCTCGCTTCTATGACAATCGCGGGCCGTTCACGCTTGCCGAGGTCTGTGCGAGGGTCGGTGCTACCGTACCGGACGGTGCGGATGGCTCAGCGCATATCGCCGATGTGGCGAGCCTTTCAGGCGCTGTCGCGGCCCATCTGACCTTCTTTACGGGCGATAAGCCCAACGCCGCCTTTTCGCAGACCTCCGCTGGCTTTTGCCTCGTCTCGGCGAAAGCCAAGGACATGGTGGCGCCTGAAGGCACTGTGTTGATCCCGGTTTCTTCGGTGCAGCACGCTTTCAGCGCGGCGGCGGAACTCTTCTATCCCGATTGCCACAAATTCGCTGGCCCGTTTAACGCCGGGGTCCATCCCACCGCTATCGTGGGCGCGAATGTGCTCTTAGGGGCTGGCGTCGTGGTTGGTCCGGGGGCGGAGATCGGCGAGGGCACACAGATCGGTCCAAATACGGTGATCGGGCGCGGTGTCGCCATCGGGCGCGATTGCGTCATCGCTGGCAATACCGTCATCGCCTGCGCCTTCATTGGCGATCAGGTCTCGATCCTCGCGGGCGCGCAGATCGGCCAGCCGGGGTTCGGCTTTGCCTCCAGCGCGTCCGGGCACATCAAGATACCCCAGCTTGGCCGGGTGATCATTCAGGACCGGGTGGAAATTGGTGCCTGCACCACCATCGATCGTGGCGCCTTAGGCGACACCGTGGTGGGCGAGGGCACGAAGATTGATAATCTGGTGCAGATTGGGCACAACACCCATATCGGCCGCCACAGCATCATCGTCAGTCAGGTCGGTATCTCCGGCTCGACCGAGATCGGAGATTTTGTCGTACTGGCTGGTCAGGTTGGCGTATCGGATCACGTCAAGATCGGCAGCGGCGCCCGCCTTGGCGGCAAGTGCGGCGTGTTCATGGGGCAGGTGTTAGAGGGTGGCAAGGATTACGGGGGCATCCCTGCCAAACCGGTACGCGATTGGTTGCGTGAGATTAGTGCAGTCGGCGCGCTGGTGAAGAAGCCGAAACGAGGAAGTTGA